A genomic stretch from Brassica oleracea var. oleracea cultivar TO1000 unplaced genomic scaffold, BOL UnpScaffold00578, whole genome shotgun sequence includes:
- the LOC106319703 gene encoding proline--tRNA ligase, cytoplasmic-like, with protein sequence MSKSGREEDVRSSSSQSMVEKTLEVAKASVFGERKEKEMKKETRLGISAKKDEDFPSWYSQVCRFGELIILSDTKGLYILEPSATKIWNTLRSYMDAELEKLGGVEEKKFPMLIKRDSLEKEKDHIEGFKPEVAWVTRAGEHDLPTPYALRPTSETIIYPYFKNRIRTHRDLPMKVNQWVNVVRWEVSDPIPLIRGREFDWQEGHSAFATKEEADEEVLEVLNIYSRVYEDLLSVPVIKGRKCDKEKFAGADYTTSVEAFIPTTGRGVQAATSHCLGQNFAKMFEIAFEDKEVKRDKKGKIIKPMVWQNSWGLSTRSIGVMAMTHGDEKGLVLPPKVARYQVVVVPVPFKGVDTKRISLECQAVKTALQGAGVRALVDERANYACGWKYADWEMKGVPLRIELGPRDLEKNQVRVVRRDTGVKMDVLRVDLVEKVKDLLEVIQRDLYDVAKRKLQECIQKVETWDEFKEALRLKKLVLAPWCDEVEVENDVKENTKGENEAGAKTLCTPFEQPELREDTLCFASGKPAKKWTYWGRSY encoded by the coding sequence ATGTCGAAGTCAGGCCGGGAAGAAGATGTCCGTAGTAGTAGTTCGCAATCTATGGTTGAGAAAACCCTAGAAGTTGCAAAAGCTTCTGTTTTTGgtgaaagaaaagagaaagagatgaagaaagagacCCGTCTAGGAATCTCTgcaaagaaagatgaagacttTCCGAGTTGGTATTCTCAGGTTTGTAGATTCGGTGAACTGATAATCCTTTCCGACACAAAAGGACTCTACATCCTAGAGCCATCAGCAACAAAGATCTGGAACACTCTAAGAAGTTACATGGATGCAGAGCTGGAGAAGTTGGGTGGCGTGGAAGAGAAGAAATTCCCTATGTTAATAAAACGCGATTCACTCGAGAAGGAGAAAGACCACATCGAAGGGTTCAAGCCAGAGGTTGCTTGGGTCACAAGAGCTGGTGAACATGATCTTCCAACACCGTACGCTCTACGTCCAACTAGCGAGACCATCATCTACCCTTACTTCAAAAACAGGATTAGGACACACCGTGATCTCCCCATGAAGGTTAACCAGTGGGTTAACGTTGTTAGATGGGAGGTTAGTGACCCTATCCCACTGATCAGAGGTCGTGAGTTCGATTGGCAGGAAGGACACAGTGCCTTCGCCACCAAGGAAGAGGCTGACGAAGAGGTGCTTGAAGTTCTGAACATTTACTCTCGCGTCTACGAAGATCTTCTTTCTGTTCCTGTGATAAAAGGTCGAAAGTGCGACAAGGAGAAGTTTGCTGGTGCGGATTACACCACAAGCGTCGAGGCTTTTATACCAACAACTGGTCGTGGTGTACAAGCTGCGACCTCACATTGTTTAGGACAGAACTTTGCGAAGATGTTTGAAATCGCCTTTGAAGATAAGGAAGTAAAAAGAGACAAGAAAGGCAAAATAATAAAGCCAATGGTGTGGCAGAACTCGTGGGGTTTAAGTACAAGATCGATAGGAGTGATGGCTATGACACATGGAGATGAAAAAGGGTTGGTGTTACCTCCAAAAGTGGCACGTTATCAAGTAGTTGTGGTCCCTGTCCCTTTCAAAGGTGTTGATACCAAAAGGATCTCTCTAGAGTGTCAAGCTGTTAAAACCGCCTTGCAAGGTGCTGGAGTCCGTGCTTTAGTAGATGAGCGAGCCAACTATGCTTGTGGCTGGAAGTATGCAGACTGGGAGATGAAAGGTGTTCCTTTGAGAATCGAACTCGGTCCTAGAGATTTGGAAAAGAATCAGGTGAGAGTGGTGAGGCGCGACACTGGAGTGAAGATGGATGTGTTGAGAGTGGACTTGGTTGAGAAAGTCAAGGACTTGTTGGAAGTAATACAAAGAGATCTCTATGATGTGGCTAAGAGAAAGCTTCAAGAATGCATTCAAAAAGTTGAAACTTGGGATGAGTTTAAGGAAGCTCTGAGACTGAAGAAGCTGGTTTTAGCTCCATGGTGTGATGAAGTTGAAGTGGAGAATGATGTGAAAGAGAATACTAAGGGTGAAAACGAAGCAGGAGCTAAGACTCTATGTACTCCCTTTGAGCAGCCTGAACTAAGAGAAGACACTCTGTGCTTTGCGTCAGGAAAGCCAGCCAAGAAGTGGACCTATTGGGGAAGAAGTTACTAA